GATGCTCCATGGCGGGAAAGAAATGTGCGTTACGAGGACAGCGGCAAGCGGCAGTGCTGTATGCAACCCATGCGGGCGTCGACTGGTGATCCTGGCCTGCAAGTGAGTGAGTGACTGAGTGACTGCGGGTGTGAGTGAAAGGATGGAGGAGCCAAGTCAAGCTGCGCATCAATCAACGGGCTCCAGGTCAAGTGCCGCAGAGCGGGGCCCCGTCGGGCTGATCGaatggacatggatggaaGGTGCGGCTCGGGGTGCGCCTGCTTTCATTGTGGACAACCTGGAACTTTAAACTTCGGAATCACGAGCACTCGAGCGCACATAATCAATGGATGGCATCCGCATTTGCCTATTTACGGCCGGCGTGCGCCCGGCGTATCTATTATGTGCCGCCACCAACTACAGATATTGTGCCTCTTGAGACAAGACAGATTCCTTCAGCGTCCGGCATATCGTCGCCAACTCCTCTTCCGTGACCGTGTAGGGTGGCGCCAACAACACATGATCGCCCTTGACGCCATCCACCGTCCCAGCACCCGGGTACACAGCAACTCCCCTTTCGAAAGAAGCCTGCGTCACCTTGGCGCCGAACCCGATGGAAGGATCAAAGCACTCCTTGGTGGCACCGTCCTTGACAAATTCCACGGCCCAGAACAGCCCGCGGCCCCGGACATCGCCGACAGATTTGCACTCGGCCAGCTCTGACCgaagcagcttctccaaAACAACACCCATCTCCCGACACCtgttgacgaggccgtccCTCCTCAGGATCTTCTgcacggccaaggcggcggcgcaagaCACCGGGTGAGCTTGGTACGTGTGGCCGTGGTTGAGGGCCTGGCTTCCCTGTCGGAGAGCATCAACGACCCTGCCGTGGACATACAAGCCGGCAATTGCGGCGTAACCGCCTCCCAGACCCTTGGCGGCCGTGACAATGTCCGGCACGACATGTTCCTGCTCAAACGCAAAGAAGGTGCCTGTCCTCCCCGTGCCGCACATGACCTCATCCAAGATCAAGAGGATGCCGTACTTGTCGCACACCTCTCGCACGCCGGCGAGATATCCCGCCGGCGGGACGATGCAGCCGGCCGTCGCGCCAATAATGGGCTCGGCAATGAAAGCAATCACCTTGCCGGGACCGACCCTCAGAAACTCGTCCTCCAATTCCCGCAACAGCCGGTCCGTAAACTGCCCGTCTGTCTCGCCGTCCGTCTTGTACCGGTACGCATACGGCGGCGTGACATGCGACACATGCGGATACTCGAACCCCTTGTAGGGCACTTTTCTCGCCAAATTCGACGacacggacatggaggccattGTGTTCCCGTGGTAGCTCTGCCTCCGAGAAACAAAGTGCATCCTGTCCGTGTCGTTCCTCTCAAAGTGGTATTGGCGCGCCAACTTCATcgcagcctcgacggcctcgctCCCGCTCCCCAGGAAAAGCGCCTTCTCGAGCCCGTACGGCGTCCCGTCCAGAATAAGGTCggccagctcctcggcgACGGGTGTGCTGTACGACTGCGTATGGACGTAGCCGACTTTCTGGGcctgcttggccatggcgattTGCACTTCTTGGTTGCCGTGGCCGATGATTGCGACGGCGGCACCTCCGCAGGCGTCCACCACCGCCCGGCCGTTGGAGAGGTGCAAGGTGCATCCGGACGCGGATTCCACCATGTGCGGGGGGTTCGCCAGCGACCTATGCAAAAGGTGACCGTTGTGTTGTGCAGCGGTGGCCGCTTCGCCGGTGGTTGGTGTTGCCGTGCAATGAGGCGCCATGGTACAGGTACAACACGCAAAATCTATAAGGCTTCAActgtattttttttaggccATCTCCCGAATTTTGACTTTATGCAAGGCTTTCCCAAAACGGCGTCGACAATGCATGCCGTGTAACGCCATCTCGCAGTTTATATTCACACTCTAATCCGAGGAAACACCCCCTTCCAGAGCCGAAATCCGACGTCAACCAAAGGGCGTGTGTCAATTGACAGAAATGTCAAACCAGTTCTCCATATGACTGACGATGAAACTGGGTAGGATTTCGCCCTGGTCCCGGTATCGGCTTCACCACTAGCCTTGCCCATCTCAAAGCCGAGGCGACGGCCCGAGATGGATCTCGCAAGGCCGCTTTCACAGGGGAATACATCCATAGCAACAACGCCCCACCATCACCGACTTCCACGACAATAGTATCCACACGATGGAAGAGCAAGACGTGAAAAAATGGACCAGAAATGGAGTCAAATAGCTGTAAACGCATCGGATTAGAAGCACAAACCCGACcaaataaaatataataaacaGCCGACTTCTtccctttcttccctttcGAAAAATAAAGTCCAACTTTGCCATACTGCACGTCCAAGACAGACAGCAAACATGGCATCGGCATCCGAGAAGCCGCCAACCACACCCGGATCGTCGGCCTCTGATACCGGCGAGGAATCAGGCCCCGAGCAGTGTATCCCGCCCAAGGACGACGCTCACCTCGACACCTGGCGGGgatgggtggtggtggccgccGCGTCCATGTCTCTCTTCATGTACATGGGCGTCATATACAGCTGGGGCATACTGCAGGCGAAAATGGCCGACGCAAAGGGCTACTCGCTGACGACGCTGACATTTGTCGGATCGCTAGCCACGTCCTTCATGGTGTCGCTGTGTATATTGGTGGGAAAGCTGGTCAGGAAGTTTGGCTACAGGAGGACGGCCCTGGTGGGCGCCGTGTTTCTGGGACTGGGCGAGTTTCTGTCGAGTTGGGTCGTGGGCCATTTGTGGGCCTTGTTTATCACGCACGGCATACTATTTGGTGTCGGGGGAGGTTTGACGATTTTGGTACGTTGGTTGTTTTTATATGAAGGTGGTTGTTCTTACTAACCGCTTGCCAGCCCTGCTCGACCGCGCCGCTGCAGTGGTTCCGCAGGTATCGTGGTCTTGCGACGGGCATTGTCTTTGGGGGAGGGAGCCTTggtgccgccgtcatgggcGTTGCCGCCAACGAACTTGTTAACAAGGTTGGGATTGAGTGGACGTTTAGAATCCTGGGCTTTATGCTGTGGGCGGTTTGTCTTCCGGCCGCGTACTGCATCAAGCAGCCCTTGCTGTCCAAGTCTGCCGTTCCGCAGCTCCAGTGGTACGCTAGACTCCCGCGTTGAAAAACATGACTACTTCTTCATTCAACTAACATGGTGGCCAGGTATCGATGGCGGGAGCCCAAGTTCGTCCTTCtcatcctcggcggcgccattgCGTGCTTCCCTCTCTTCGTCCCGCCGTACTTTATTCCCATTTTCGCCCGATCAATCGGCAGCTCTGGCTCAACCGCCATCATTGCCCTCACGATATGGAATCTCGCATCCACCTTTGGTCGTGTGTTTGCTGGGTATTCTGCCGATGCATTCCTCGGACCACTTAACAGTCTCAACATTTCGCTCTTGTTCTGCGGTGTGAGCGCATTGGCAATTTGGCCGTTTGTGACAAACATGGGCTTGTTGGTCTTCttcaccatcatcaacggcgTTGGCTGCGGCTCCTTTTTTAGTCTGTTCCCCCTGGCGGTGGGAACTACTTTTGGGGCTCCTAATACCATGGGCATTTTGCCCATTCTGTGGCAAGCCTGGATCTTTGGCTATTTTATGGTAAATACAAACCCGAATCATGAACAAGGAACCTCTTCCTTTTACGCAGAATGCTAACACCGGCAACAGGGCACTCCGATTGCTGCGAGGCTGTACTCCCTGGCGGGAACTGGGACCGATGTCAGCCTCTACCGACCTGCTGCGTATTATGCCGGTGCTGCGTCCTTTGTCGGCATATTCTTCATGGTTGCTATTCGCCTGATGAACTCGAAGAAGATTTTCACAAAAGTGTGATGTTTGCAAGGGGAGATAATGACTCTGATGACTTGACATGGACGCATTTGTTAGCGGTGATGAGAGCCGTCATTGTATAAAAGTTGCATTATTCGGCGCATTGGTTTCTAGATAGACATAGCgatgaaaaaagaagaactTACTCATTCAGGGCGCCATTGGCATTGAATGCCCAGTTGATTGAAGATCGACCTGTTCAATTGCCGGCCACCATTGAGACCACGCCCCCTGCTCTTCCAGATTGTTACTAACTTCGGCGAACAGCTGATTGAGCAAGGTATTGGTGTCGAGCTCATGTTCTGGAATCGCCCCCGGCGTGTAAGGAgacgtcgccggcgccaagGGTCGTTCTGCGCCACGTATCTCCCGACTATGTTCGTCGGATCTATCCACAACACGGAACTCGTGGACCGACTGATGAAGCGTGTCAAAGTCTGCCCGAGTCCGTCCCTGGTATCGTGTACGGTCTTCCGTGGCCCGTTCATAAAGCACAGACGCATGATGTATCGTCTTGATCTAAAAGCCCCCAATGTCAGCGCGCCAATGGCTACATGTGTGGTGCGAGAGCCGTACCCATCCGTCTGCGATTTTCCAGACGTGTCGAAACTTTTCCAAATAGTCCAGACACATTTTGAGACATTCCTTTGCTCGCGGGCTACGGTCGAGGTTCATGCGGGGATACTTGGACACGTAGAGATTGAGGTAGCCGGCCGAGAATGCACAAAACCCAGTAAAGGGCGTCATGAGATGCACGCCGCACTCAGACGCCTCGTGCAACACGGTGGCAATGTGCTCTGCTGCGCCAAAGAGAAGTCGTGAGCTCTCGTTCCACCAGCCTTCCGGGGCGGGCGCTTCCAACATGGGTTGGTCCACGGGACCGCGCGGCTCCGACTCCGGGGTCGGCAGGAAGGGGAAGTATTCGCGATGAAGCATGAGGGTGCTGCGGTGGTGTAAGCCTGGAGGACATTTCGATGTCATCTACCGTTATTGGAAAGGATAACATACCTCACGTAGTACAGGAGATTTAGGTAGACAAACGTCTCGCCAAACCCGAGGGTCATGTGAACGGCCACCGAGTTGCTGGGATAATGAAGCTTGCGGTGCTGGCCTGCCCGCCAAGCCTCCAACTGACTTCGAGATTGTGACCACGGCGACCCGGGGACCCAGGGACAATTCTGCGGCGCACACATGCCCGGTGCGCGGCGCCCGTCGTTGAAGATGAAGGTCATGACCTGCGCCCATATATCGAAGCCGCCTACGAGAATCTCAAAGCTCTGCGTCACATCGAGCATGCCCGTCGACTGGCCTGCCAGTGAGTGATGGCCGCCCACGGCCTGCGGCGGTGCGTCGGGCCCAAAGGCAAATTCCACAGCGCTCAGCGGCCGGGCAATCCTCATCTTTTCCATTTCCGACATGGGAAGCATGGGAGGCGTATACGTGCCCGAGTTGACCATGCAGTCCATGATGAAACAAGCCCAGTAGGTTCTGGTTTCCACAGCCAACGAAACAGAGTCGTGCCGTCGCTCGGACGTCATGTCGAGCGGGTAGGGTGCCGCTCGCAAGCTGTGCAGTGCTTGCATTATGCGAATAGCAATTCCTGATTTTGGCTCAGCACCCGTGAAACTTGGCAAAGGAAAACCGGAAAGGCGGCGCATTACTCACCACAGTACACCCATGCCTTGTGAAAGTCTCTGGTCCCCCATTCGTGAAGAGTGATGATCAACAAGGCTTGAACAATCTGCACTTTGGGTGGCTGCAGAATGAAGTCGGATAGCACGTCCTTTGCATACAGAGCATAGTGCTCCCGCGACAACAGTTCATCGGCCCACGAGGCGCTTTGCACGGATAACTGCGCCTTGGTCACTGCCAAGACGGCACCGAGCAGAACCTTGCTTTCGGGCTCGCGCTCCGCATGGAGCTCCGCGATGAAGGTGGGAAGATGCAAGATGGCGAGCTCCGGAAATGTATTGATGAAAAGATTGACGGCCTGGAGAATCACGCTATTGGAAAGATTGTCAATGTGAGAGCTCACAAATTGCTTCGTGTAGTCGGACGGGGGCAACGGCTGCTGCTTCGCCTGGGCTCGATACCGCGTGGGAGACTCGCTTTGCGTGTGTTGGCGACGGGCGGCATCAGGAGCGGCGCGAGGCGCGGCGAGGATGGAATCATCAATTTGTCGGGGAGTTTCCGTTGCCCTTGCTGAATCTCCAACATCTTTACGTCTCGCCTTGCTACTACGCGGTGTTCTTGACACCGGTCGGGTCAGGGCGCAATCTCTGTTTCCCAGCTTgcggcatctttggcatGGCGCGGTTCCCTCGTGTATGCACTTGAGCTTGGATCGCCTGCATATCACACTGTTAAATGAATTGACCTATTCCGCGTTGATGAGATAGACTTGCCTGCATGCATCGCACGAGAGGCTGGATCGCATGGCTGGCTCGTCACGGGTCGGGTCTGGGATGCGGCTGAAAGTTCACTGTTGAGCCTCAGGGTTCGGGAATGGGAGAAGGAAGAATCAAATCCGAGGAGCCGGTTCTGGAGTTTGATCAACTGATGGGTACGGTGACAAATGCACAGAAGCCCCACATTTCGCATTTCGGCTATATTTGAGGCTCGATGAACGAGGATAAAtaatgtcaagtcaagtgccAAGACTTTTGCTTGAACCCTTATGAAGGAGTGCCTTTTGGGCTGACCTTGCATCATGCACGGCGGCAGACAAGCCAGCGTGGCCTTCACTACTACTTCCGAGTGTCTGGAATCACTATAAACGGTGGCCCCTACTTGCGGTGAATACTGGCAGTGCTCTTCCATGCCAGTTGTCGTCGGAAATTGTCATACCAGACTCATCCATTTGTGCCTTGGAAGGCTGGAGGGCCCAAACACTGTCCGCACTAGGCCACCCGAGCATCGCCGGCAATACGGCGCCCGTTATTCTCAAACCCCGCGCCTGGCTTGACGCGGTGATGAAAGAAACTCAGTTTCCGAGTCGAACATCGAAGTCCGAATGGGAGGAGCCAGTGACGGCTGGTGGGTGTGGCTAGTTTGTGCATGTAGCGTCAACGGTCAGCTCTCGTCCCTCAGTGCTCCTCGGACCTTCTGCAGCCATGTCGAGACAATTTAAGCTACGAGTAAAGACAGTGCAGTGCAGGCTCCGAATTGTTGCTGTATTTTGCGTTTCCGAATGGCGGCTGTCGGACGGCGCTTACACTTGGGTATCAATGAATTCCCTGATCATGCTGAGCCAAGAAGACTATTTGTGCATGTACATAAGCTCTGTCaatcttctttttttcttttcaccATTCATAATAAACACGTACTCACTTCTCTACTACACGTCCCATAATGAATGTTCAACAGCCCGCGAACCCCATCTCAACATGATGTCTACGTGCCGCGTACAAAGGCACGTTCACGTGAATGCTGAATCACAAGGCCACGTGTCTGAAACGGAGGAACATGCGCGTTTCTTTGTTTGACTTATGAATATGTCTCTCTTGTGACGCTTTTGAATCCTTTGTTCGTCTTAGACAAAGGGTGCCGGTTCTTGCTGAAAGGTGTATTTGTAATGGCAATAACGACACTGTACTCGGTTCCAATTGCTTCCGCGACCTATCCTCTAAAGTGCACGGGCAACTACCGGACTCCTTTTCCATGAGAATGAGACAGTAGAAAATGGCATATGGAATTGAAGAAAAACGCATCTACACCTACGCCATGCAGGGGGTGAGTCCGTCAGACGAATGGTCTCAGCGCCAGCATAGCGCAATTGAGCACAACCCCAGAAATGTTGAAAGATGGTGTGCTTCCCTTTGAGGCGCGGTACGTGTCATTCATAGCTAGGACCCATGAACTCGGTCTCTTTCGAGGTGTGTGCTTGTTTGCTTGAACAGACGCCGGACGCCGACACAACTCGGCGTGCTCTCCTACTATGTGAGTGTAGAACACGTTCATATATGCGCGTGAATTGTCAATGGGTGCACATTATAAATGGCTCGTCACTCTTCTCCATGACATACCCCGACTTGACTTGGTTTGCTACTCCAACAGAACCGCCTCACCCTCTTTATGGTTCTTCAACATCTCTAGCACCCTTCAGCTCCCGTCAAAAGCCAATAGAAGACATGACGGAAGACTTGCAAATATTCAACCTCGGTGCAGTGCCGGCACATCTTCGAGAGGGCATTTGGAGCCTTGCCCTGCCAGATCGAACCGTCGAATTCGTCTTTACGTATAGTGACGACAAACCGGCAGAGGACAATTCGGTATGGGAAGCCCGCGTGCATCACACAAAACCGCCTTCATGGTACAAAGCTTCAAAAGAATCGTACGAAGTCGCCTCAAAATATGGTTTCACCAACAAGAAACCGAATCCATTGTTCGTCATTGCCACCCGAAACCGTCCGTTGACGCCGCCGGATACGTGGCTCATCACCTGGGACCTCAAATCAATGGGAAGAGAAAATTTACTATCCAGTCCATTGGATGACTTTTTTAAAGTAGTCACGGACAAAATCTCAAAATCTAGTCCAGAAGCAGTCAAGGAAGGAAAAGATTCAGAATCTACTCCATCAGATGGCCTTTTCGAAACACCAACGACAACCGACATTTCAGATTTGAATCAACTGCTCGTTTGTTGCAACGCAGTtgtgaaaagaaaagaaataatcACGTTCCCAACACAGTTGTTGCCAGAATTTCCAGTTGATGAAGATGTGCCGCGGAGCTGGAAACAGGGAGGACTTGGACTTGTGAGTCCGCTTTTCAACCGCTTCGATATTCTAGCCCTAGCCAAGAATCACGATATAACCGACCGTTGGGCAATTTTCACGATTACGCTGCACGGCAAAGAACCTCGCAAACTGGATCCGGAGCTATTTGGAGACTCTGGAAGAAACCCAGTTCAAATTGTCCATCTTGATGACGATCAGCGTCATCATAAGATACAAGAGTTCTGCAAGATGTGGTTCAAGGAATCGCCCGCTCAAGACGACCGAACTTGGGCCATTTTTAGAGGCTTGATGGACCCGGACGATTACATGACGAATTGGTGGGCGGACAATTTGAACATGCGATTTCATGCGGCGATTTGGGCTGAGGATCGAGCTCTGGGTGACGAGGACACTAGGGACGTGTGGAAAcctgccgtcgacgccgacaaACTGCCAGACCCGGACATTAATAAAATATCAGACACGACTAAGTGGTACACCAAGACTCATTCCAAACTCACACTTTGCCACTTGTACAAGAAGTCCGTGGTGTTCCGGGCGTGTTACGGAGGGCACTGTTGGGAGCCCAGCAACGGAGGTGAGTGAAACTAATTCCCATATGAACGGTATTGTATTCTaacaggaagaagaaaaatgcGGCGCTGCTCAATAAGCCGAAAATTAGTCCATGGAACCTCAATCCAGGAAGCGGATCGACAGCCTACCAATGAATCACATGGTCAGTCAATGATCAAAGAGCTGTCCGGCCCGAAACTGTTATTGCTTAGTTATCTGCCTTGTCGGGTCCCCTGTTGCATACATATCCTGAGTAGTTTTGGGTGTGGAATGGGGAATAAAATTTGTTTTTTGCGTTGTTTAAGCCATTTTATTACGCTATTGTCTTGACGGCTTTACTTTTATAGTCACTTGCGCCTAAGACGATCACGTCAGGAGAAACGTCAGAGGTCTTACGACTTTTTACATAGCACCACTCATCGTTACTACTAGGTTTCAAAGGCATGTGATGGCTTATATCTAGAATACCTTTGCTCAAAATATGTTTATGTTTTTGTTTAGTTAGATACTTTACTTGTTTTGAATCTAGCCTGCTATTAAACTTCGGTTTTGCGTCAACATCAAGCACCTGTTTACTGTTCCGTCACAACCCAGGATCAGAACGATTTTACACtagagtctggtgtttgaACTACTTCTGAAGCTCGTTATTCTCCTTGTCTTGCCGCTGTGAGTGTTTTTATTTGAAACCTGCTTGAATTTTGGGAGACTAGTTTTTGAAAGCGCCTGGCAATGGCACCAGGTAGATTTGAAGGCTAATTCGTCGCCACAACCTCAAGTGCCAGGCTTGAAAAGCTTATAATGCAATTACCTGTGGTCTAAAAATCTCTAAATTTCTATGACTATTCAAGTACATACGTAGTTTAATAGTTCATGTTTGCGGCCGACTCGGGATATACTGCTGCTTTGGGGCAAGCGGAACATGAAGAAAGACTGGTGCACGTGGGTTCGCCGCGCCCGTAACAAATCTAATTGGAGCGGTCTATTCCAAGCTCCAGTTTCCTAAAAGGGTAAACTGGTAAAATAAATCCTTGGTAGCAAAAGTTCCAAAGGAACTGCACCTCAACTCCGACGGTCGTTGCAAATTTGCTAATTTCGTAGCTCTGAGCCTTGGATGTCCATGCAAAACTCTTATAAAAACCGAATAGCGTTCAAGACACCTTGACTGGTGAGTACTTGTAAACTCTCGCCGAGTCGCTATAGCCTCTACGCCTCTGCGTACACTCTCGAGTATCCGCCCGCCGGAGCTGACAAGGACTCcgtgagggcttggagcaataaCTTCATTTTAACGGCATGTTAATTCTAGTATTTTCGGTTCTTTTAGTTTTAATTTGCATATCCATCTCTTTTTTGCATAACTTTCACTCCTCAGCTTTCCACACACAGTGGCCTTCAGGGAACTACATCTCCACCATCTCCGACTACAACTCACGCCAcgatccatcatccatctaTTGGACCCCGTTTACAATTTCGCAACGATCTTTCGGTACGTTGTAGCCATGGATATGGTAGTCTGTGAGCATGTTTTGAATTTCACGCGCGTGGATCACAGTATCCAGAATTCTGTGGCTGTATCGTGGCACTTGGAGACTGATAAACTCCTCTCTCTCGAAATTCTTCGTACTAATTTTTCGCATATTTTTAATCCTGGCACTCTAGGAGCTGAGATTCACTTATAGACTCCCAATTCAACAGACACTGAAGTTTGCATCCAGTCATCACACTATCATCTGCGTGAGTCAACACATGACAATAtgtcgaagaagaaagagTACGAGGATTGATCCCATCCCTCAAACAAACCGACAAAATATTAGTATTGAGTCGTTCAACCTTGAGGAGAGCTCTTTCAAGTTGAATTTGGTTTGGTTGACGAGCCGGGCTGACAATCTCTCGATTGACGCCTGCACCATGACCTTGAACTCTCCACAACCACTTCACTTTGTGTTTCATTGCCTCCGGGCGGTCGCGTAGAGTATCCTCCTGGAAGCTCTCCTAGCTTCTTTGCGCTTCTGAAGGTCGATTCGTCGATTAAATTATTCTCACGTAAATGGTCAAGAAAGTAAAAGTCTGGCCGGATGTCCGCAGCCGTCATTCCTTCCTTGAAGTGAGTAGCAGTATGATACATTCTCTGACGAAAAGATTCTAGTTTCTCGTCTTTTTGATTTGAACCGGACCTAAAGACACTTTCATCGCAGAACCAGCAAATGCTGACGCGGGGACAGCGCCCGTGTAGATGCTCGTCGATTATATGATCGATCCACGAGTCTTTATCGTGGAGGTCAAATTGTTTTTGGCAGCCAGAAAATTTTCTGAACTCGCAAGGTAAGAGAATCCGACGATGCTCATACACCTTGGAAATCTGACTTCCCACTGGCTTGGGACCATACTTTGCCGGATGAGCCGTATACATGGGATGTACCGATGAATGGTCAGAAGCCGACGAACGGAATCGTTCTTGCCATGTTGATTGGGCGCGCGCCTGCGAGGCAAGGTGTAATCCCTGGGTTAACTCAAAGGAGCCACCATCCCTTTCAGCATGATCCGCTGGTTGCTGAACGTCTTGTCGGTCAACGCGACGTGGAACCAGAGTCCCAGGAACGGCCATCTTATGGCCAAAAGTAAGGGGCGTTACCATGGTATTGTGTTGGCTCCGGGGCGGTACAACAAATATTTCCTGATCTTTATCGTCCCACTCGATCGCTGCATCGTCGTCGGATGATATTAGACAGCGTTCATGGCGTCtttccatgtccttgatgcGTAGAGCAGATTTCGCAAGCTTGGGAAATACGTGGCGAGCAGCCATTACGTAGGCGAACCCGGTGCTTCGACAACCTGCTACTATATGACCAAAGAGTTCACCAGTATCAGCTCCGAAAATAGCCGATCCACAGTCACCGTCCGCAAGAGGTCCATCGAGGTGGACTGCAAATACCTCTTGAAACGATTTGCCTCGTGGTAGACGAGCGTACGACGGCATACCAAGTATGGAGCCAGTCATTTGGCCGCCGGAGGCTGTGTGTGTAATAACTCTAGCGCCATCCTTTGGGAGAACTGCAATTCGAGCTGCAGAAAGATCAAGAGGATTAAATACGAATGATGAGAGGAATGCAGAAATATTTGGATCTGTGCCCTCAATGACTTTTACAAGAGCCCAGTCCTGGTCTACACACCAGTCGAATAGAAGGCCTAGCTGTCTAAGGGACGCCCATGGCGGCGTTGTAATTTCTCGTGGAGGGTGCGCGATCTGCTCTTTGGCAAATGATGATTTACTCAATCGCCTAGGCCCTGGGGAGGAGGCCATGATGTTGCTTGATTGGGGCGAATCGAGGGTCGTTTTGGAATGCAGTTCATCGTCGGATAAGTCATCTTGATCAGACAAAGCTTCTGTGCTTTGACTGCCCATGCTTGTAATAGAAGCTTCTGCCGCATCGTCATATTCGCTTTCGCTTTCGCTATCGATCTCAAAATCATCGTCCACTTGGGAAGTCTGCGAGTTATCGAGCCTGTCGAA
The DNA window shown above is from Metarhizium brunneum chromosome 1, complete sequence and carries:
- the asaE_1 gene encoding MFS transporter asaE, with protein sequence MASASEKPPTTPGSSASDTGEESGPEQCIPPKDDAHLDTWRGWVVVAAASMSLFMYMGVIYSWGILQAKMADAKGYSLTTLTFVGSLATSFMVSLCILVGKLVRKFGYRRTALVGAVFLGLGEFLSSWVVGHLWALFITHGILFGVGGGLTILPCSTAPLQWFRRYRGLATGIVFGGGSLGAAVMGVAANELVNKVGIEWTFRILGFMLWAVCLPAAYCIKQPLLSKSAVPQLQWYRWREPKFVLLILGGAIACFPLFVPPYFIPIFARSIGSSGSTAIIALTIWNLASTFGRVFAGYSADAFLGPLNSLNISLLFCGVSALAIWPFVTNMGLLVFFTIINGVGCGSFFSLFPLAVGTTFGAPNTMGILPILWQAWIFGYFMGTPIAARLYSLAGTGTDVSLYRPAAYYAGAASFVGIFFMVAIRLMNSKKIFTKV